Proteins co-encoded in one Selenomonadales bacterium genomic window:
- a CDS encoding branched-chain amino acid aminotransferase produces MELKIELTTAPKELPNQDALGFGRIFTDHMFEMDYEEGKGWHNPRIVPHHDFNLNPANATLHYGQAIFEGLKAYRTPDDRITLFRPTENMKRLNNSARILCVPEFDEEFVLDCLKKLVAIDERWIPSKPGTSLYIRPYIFSTDPYLGVSVGKQYKMAIILSPVAAYYAAGFAPVRIKVEDKYVRAVIGGTGEAKTAANYAASLHGDYVAHQEGFAQTLWLDGIERKYVEEVGSMNIVFKINGEIITPELTGSILPGITRKSVLEVVRSWGMKATERRITIEEVFEAAKNGTLEEAFGTGTAAVISPVGELCWKGESIIINGGKTGETAQKLYDTITGIQTARLEDPFGWVVEVPKA; encoded by the coding sequence ATGGAATTAAAAATTGAATTGACAACTGCACCAAAAGAATTACCGAATCAAGACGCACTCGGCTTTGGCCGCATTTTTACCGACCATATGTTCGAAATGGATTATGAAGAAGGCAAAGGCTGGCACAATCCGCGTATCGTACCGCATCATGACTTCAACTTGAATCCTGCCAATGCAACGCTCCACTACGGTCAGGCGATCTTTGAAGGTCTTAAAGCATACCGTACGCCGGATGATCGTATCACGCTCTTCCGTCCGACGGAGAACATGAAACGTCTTAACAACTCGGCACGCATCTTGTGTGTACCGGAGTTCGATGAAGAGTTCGTACTTGATTGCCTCAAAAAACTCGTTGCGATCGACGAACGCTGGATCCCGTCCAAACCGGGTACGAGCCTCTATATCCGTCCGTACATCTTCTCGACGGATCCGTATCTCGGCGTAAGCGTTGGTAAACAGTACAAAATGGCGATCATCTTGTCGCCGGTAGCAGCTTACTACGCTGCAGGCTTTGCACCGGTACGCATTAAAGTAGAAGATAAATATGTTCGTGCCGTAATCGGCGGTACGGGTGAAGCGAAAACGGCGGCTAACTACGCAGCCAGCCTCCACGGCGACTATGTTGCGCATCAGGAAGGCTTCGCACAGACGCTCTGGCTCGATGGTATCGAACGTAAATATGTTGAAGAAGTCGGTTCGATGAACATCGTCTTCAAGATCAACGGTGAGATCATCACGCCGGAATTGACGGGTTCTATCCTCCCGGGTATCACGCGTAAATCCGTATTGGAAGTCGTTCGTTCCTGGGGCATGAAAGCAACGGAACGCCGCATCACGATCGAAGAAGTATTCGAAGCAGCGAAAAACGGCACGCTCGAAGAAGCCTTCGGTACCGGTACGGCAGCAGTTATCTCGCCGGTCGGTGAGCTCTGCTGGAAAGGTGAGAGCATCATCATCAACGGTGGTAAAACGGGTGAAACGGCACAGAAACTTTATGATACTATCACAGGTATCCAGACTGCCAGACTCGAAGATCCGTTCGGTTGGGTCGTTGAAGTTCCAAAAGCATAA
- the argH gene encoding argininosuccinate lyase: MAKLWGGRFTKNTDAMVDEFQASISFDHRMYYEDIKGSIAHATMLAKTGIISDEERDLIIGGLESILADIEAGNFSFEVGLEDIHMNIEARLTERIGAVGGKLHTARSRNDQVAVDTHLYLRKEIGELAVLLQNLQEAFLQKAQENKEVIMPGYTHLQRAQPILFAQHMMAYFFMLARDFDRLQGVYERTDIMPLGAGALAGTTFPIDRFMVAEQLKFGKLYANSMDAVSDRDYIIEFLSFASLLIMHLSRISEEIILWCSAEFGFIELDDAHCTGSSIMPQKKNPDVAELVRGKTGRIFGHLMGMLTTTKGLPLAYNKDLQEDKEGVFDTIDNLKFVLTIYAAMIRDMRVNRDRMYNAVTHDFSNATDMADYLGKKGLPFRQAHEVVGKSVRYCIDNNKWLMDLTLDEFKQFSPLFEEDIMDAISVETCVTNRNSYGGTSYAQVAQQFETAQKTLENQQVVIDKYTQKGL; this comes from the coding sequence ATGGCAAAACTGTGGGGCGGTCGTTTTACGAAAAACACCGACGCAATGGTAGACGAATTCCAGGCGTCCATCTCGTTCGACCATCGTATGTATTATGAAGATATCAAAGGCAGTATCGCACACGCTACGATGCTTGCCAAAACAGGCATCATCTCCGATGAAGAGCGCGACCTCATCATCGGCGGCCTCGAAAGCATTCTCGCTGATATCGAAGCAGGCAACTTCTCGTTCGAAGTAGGCCTCGAAGATATCCATATGAATATCGAAGCAAGACTCACAGAGCGTATCGGCGCAGTGGGCGGTAAACTCCATACCGCCCGCAGCCGTAACGACCAAGTCGCAGTCGATACGCATCTTTATCTCAGAAAAGAGATCGGCGAACTTGCCGTTCTCCTTCAGAACTTGCAAGAAGCATTCCTTCAGAAAGCACAAGAAAACAAAGAAGTCATCATGCCGGGATATACGCACCTTCAGCGTGCGCAGCCGATCCTCTTTGCACAGCACATGATGGCATACTTCTTCATGCTCGCGCGTGACTTCGACCGCTTGCAAGGCGTATACGAACGTACGGACATCATGCCGCTCGGTGCAGGCGCACTCGCAGGTACGACGTTCCCGATCGATCGCTTCATGGTAGCCGAACAGCTCAAATTCGGCAAACTGTATGCCAACAGCATGGACGCAGTCAGCGACCGCGATTACATCATCGAATTCTTGTCGTTCGCATCGCTTCTCATCATGCACCTTAGCCGTATCAGCGAAGAGATCATTCTCTGGTGTTCGGCAGAATTCGGCTTCATCGAGCTTGACGATGCACACTGCACAGGCTCGTCCATCATGCCGCAGAAGAAAAACCCGGACGTCGCAGAACTCGTTCGCGGTAAAACAGGTCGTATCTTCGGTCACTTGATGGGTATGCTCACGACGACAAAAGGCTTGCCGCTCGCATACAACAAAGACCTTCAGGAAGATAAAGAAGGTGTATTCGATACGATCGACAACCTCAAATTCGTGCTTACCATCTATGCGGCAATGATCCGCGACATGCGTGTCAACAGAGATCGTATGTACAATGCTGTTACACATGACTTCTCCAACGCGACCGATATGGCTGACTACCTCGGCAAAAAAGGCTTGCCGTTCCGTCAGGCACACGAAGTCGTAGGCAAAAGCGTTCGTTATTGCATCGACAACAACAAATGGTTGATGGACTTGACGCTCGACGAATTCAAGCAATTCTCGCCGCTTTTTGAAGAAGATATCATGGATGCGATCTCGGTAGAGACTTGTGTAACAAATCGTAATTCCTATGGTGGAACATCGTATGCACAGGTTGCACAGCAATTTGAAACTGCACAAAAAACATTGGAAAATCAGCAGGTTGTTATTGACAAGTATACACAAAAAGGTCTATAA
- a CDS encoding argininosuccinate synthase yields MSSVKKVVLAYSGGLDTSVIIPWLKENYDGCEVIAMCADIGQGDELDVIHDKALASGASKVYIEDLVTPFLEEYVWPTLKAGAVYEGKYLLGTSFARPLIAKRLVEIAEAEGADAIAHGATGKGNDQVRFELTVKALAPQLQIIAPWRLWDIRSREDAIRYAEAHNIPVAKGNKVYSMDRNIWHLSHEGSDLEDPWNEPKDNVYLVTKAPTQAADEVTYVEIDFEKGIPVAVDGVKMGAVELLTKLNEIGAANGVGITDMVENRLVGMKSRGVYENPGGAILYYAHRELEYLTLDRATLHYKEQVAIRYAELVYDGMWFSQLREALAAFVDQTQETVTGKVRVKLYKGNIMSAGAQSPYSLYSKEFVTFEEDDVYNQADAEGFINLFGLPLKVRALMQKGQN; encoded by the coding sequence ATGAGCAGTGTAAAAAAAGTAGTATTGGCATATTCCGGCGGTCTTGATACCTCCGTTATCATTCCGTGGTTGAAAGAAAACTATGACGGTTGCGAAGTTATCGCAATGTGCGCAGATATCGGTCAGGGCGATGAACTTGACGTTATCCATGACAAAGCATTGGCTTCCGGCGCAAGCAAAGTCTACATCGAAGATCTTGTAACGCCGTTCCTTGAAGAATACGTATGGCCGACGCTCAAAGCAGGCGCTGTATACGAAGGCAAATACCTCCTCGGTACGTCGTTCGCTCGTCCGCTTATCGCAAAACGTCTTGTTGAGATCGCTGAAGCAGAAGGTGCAGACGCGATCGCACACGGTGCAACAGGGAAAGGTAATGACCAGGTTCGTTTCGAACTTACGGTAAAAGCACTCGCTCCGCAGCTTCAGATCATCGCTCCGTGGAGACTCTGGGATATCCGTTCCCGTGAAGATGCTATCCGTTATGCAGAAGCACACAATATCCCGGTTGCAAAAGGCAACAAAGTATACAGCATGGACCGCAACATCTGGCATCTCAGCCATGAAGGCTCCGACCTCGAAGATCCGTGGAACGAACCGAAAGACAACGTATACCTCGTAACGAAAGCTCCGACGCAGGCTGCTGACGAAGTAACGTACGTTGAAATTGACTTTGAAAAAGGTATCCCTGTTGCTGTTGACGGCGTAAAAATGGGCGCAGTAGAACTTCTTACGAAATTGAACGAGATCGGTGCTGCTAACGGTGTCGGTATCACGGACATGGTAGAAAACCGTCTTGTTGGCATGAAATCCCGCGGCGTATACGAAAACCCGGGTGGTGCGATCCTCTACTACGCACACCGTGAACTCGAATACTTGACGCTCGACCGTGCTACGCTCCACTACAAAGAACAAGTCGCTATCCGCTATGCAGAACTCGTATACGATGGTATGTGGTTCAGCCAGCTTCGTGAAGCACTCGCAGCATTTGTTGATCAGACGCAGGAAACGGTTACGGGTAAAGTACGCGTAAAACTCTACAAAGGCAACATCATGTCGGCAGGCGCTCAGTCCCCGTACTCCCTCTATAGCAAAGAATTCGTTACGTTCGAAGAAGACGACGTATACAACCAGGCAGACGCAGAAGGCTTCATCAACCTCTTTGGCTTGCCGCTTAAAGTCAGAGCGTTGATGCAGAAAGGACAGAACTAA